One region of Fragaria vesca subsp. vesca linkage group LG4, FraVesHawaii_1.0, whole genome shotgun sequence genomic DNA includes:
- the LOC101314173 gene encoding acyl carrier protein 1, chloroplastic-like: MASLSATSLCSFQCLQSQPIKTSQVTRTGLVSTGWGKSGFTSLRTSRFRICSTAKPETVQKVVEIVRKQLALPAESEVTPDSKFSTLGADSLDTVEIVMGLEEEFDINVEEDNSQNITTVQEAADLIEQLIEKKTQA, translated from the exons ATGGCTTCTCTTTCAGCTACCAGCCTCTGCAGCTTCCAATGCTTGCAAAGCCAGCCCATCAAGACCAGCCAG GTAACAAGGACAGGTTTGGTGTCTACTGGCTGGGGGAAGAGTGGCTTCACTTCTTTGAGAACTTCCCGTTTTCGTATCTGTTCCACT GCCAAACCGGAGACGGTGCAAAAGGTGGTTGAGATTGTGAGGAAGCAGCTGGCTTTGCCCGCGGAGTCCGAGGTCACACCGGACTCCAAGTTCTCAACACTTGGTGCTGATTCTCTTGACACT GTGGAGATAGTGATGGGTTTGGAGGAAGAGTTTGACATCAACGTGGAAGAGGATAACTCACAGAACATAACCACGGTTCAAGAAGCGGCTGATTTGATAGAGCAGCTCATTGAGAAGAAAACACAAGCTTGA